CGACCTCGGCCGCCAGCTCGTCCATGAGCCGCTCGATGGCGAAGGTCGCCTCCGGGCGCCCGGCCCCGCGGTAGGCGTCGGTCCACGTCTTGTTGGTGAACAGGTTCGTGCACGTGAAGTGGTAGGCAGGGAACTTGTAGATCGCGTTGAACATGAACGCGCCGAGGATGGGGATCCCGGAGGTGACCAGGCCGAGGTAGGCGCCCATGTCGGCGAGCAGCTCGACCTTCAGTCCGGTGACCTTGCCCTCGCGGGTCGCCGCCAGCGTCAGCTTCTGCCACTGGTCGCGGCCGTGGTGGGCGGAAACGAGCGACTCGCTGCGCGTCTCGGTGTACTTGCAGGGCTTGCCGGTGTGCCGGGCGGCCAGGACGGTGACGACCTCCTCGGGGGTGTGCTGGAGCTTGCCCCCGAAGCCGCCCCCGACGTCGGGCGCGATGACCCGGATCTTGCTCTCGGGGATGCCGAGCACCAGGGCGGTGAAGATCCGCACGAAGTGCGGGACCTGGGTGGCCGACCAGATGGTGAGCTGCTCGCCGGTGGGGTCGCAGACGACCGAGCGCGGCTCCATGAACGCCGGGATGAGCCGCTGCTGCCGGTACTCGCGCTCGATGACGATGCCGTCCGAGCGGGCCGCGGCGATGGCGTCGTCCACGCGGCCACCCGTGCCCGCCTCAGCCGAGTCGTAGGTCCAGACGGCGCTCGTGTTGGTGCCGAGGTCCGGGTGGGCGAGCGTCTCGTCCCTGACGGCCCTCTTGAGGTCGAGCACCGCCGGCAGCTCCTCGTAGTCGACGTCGACGAGCTCGGCCGCGTCGCGCGCGAGGGCCGCCGACCTGGCGACGACGACGGCGACGATCTCGCCGGCGAACGCGACCCGGTCCACCGCGATCGCGGGGGTGGGCCGGGGCCTTCTGGTCCTCGGTGATCGGCCAGGCGCAGGCCATGCTGCCCTGCAGGTCCTTGACGTCCTCGCCGGTCAGCACCGCGAGCACACCGGGGGCAGAGCGCGCGGCGGAGGCGTCGATGCCGGTGATCCGCGCGTGGGCGAAGGGGCTGCGCACCATCGCCAGGTGCTGCATCCCCGGGAGCTGGATGTTGTCCGTCCACTTGGTGCGCCCGGTGATGAGGCGCTGGTCCTCCTTGCGCCTGCGGGCCCGGCCGATCTCGCGCTCGGGTGACTCCACGCGCTCCCCGGTCGTGGTCATGACGCCCCTCCCTCGCTGCCGGCGCCGGCCACCTGCTGCACGGCCTTGACGATGTTGTGGTAGCCGGTGCAGCGGCACAGGTTGCCCTCGAGCCCCTCGCGGATCTCCTGCTCGGAGGGGTGCGGGTTCTCGTTCAGCACGTCGATGGCCTGCATGATCATCCCGGGCGTGCAGTACCCGCACTGGAGCGCGTGGCACTCGTGGAACGCCTGCTGCATCGGGTGCAGCCGGCCGTCCTGGGCCAGGCCCTCGATCGTGGTCACCTCGTGCCCGTCCGCCTGCACGGCGAGGACGTTGCAGGACTTCACGCTGTGGCCGTCGAGGTGGACGGTGCACGCCCCACAGTTGCTCGTGTCGCAGCCGACGACGGTGCCCGTCTTGCCGAGCTGCTCGCGCAGGTAGTGGACCAGCAGCGTGCGCGGCTCCACCTCGTCGGAATAGCTGACGCCGTCCACGCGGACGTTGATGCGGGTCATCGATCACTCCTTTGTGAGGTGGTGCTGGGCGAGGTCGTGCCGGACACGGTGG
This Knoellia sp. p5-6-4 DNA region includes the following protein-coding sequences:
- a CDS encoding (2Fe-2S)-binding protein, with the protein product MTRINVRVDGVSYSDEVEPRTLLVHYLREQLGKTGTVVGCDTSNCGACTVHLDGHSVKSCNVLAVQADGHEVTTIEGLAQDGRLHPMQQAFHECHALQCGYCTPGMIMQAIDVLNENPHPSEQEIREGLEGNLCRCTGYHNIVKAVQQVAGAGSEGGAS